The Argopecten irradians isolate NY chromosome 6, Ai_NY, whole genome shotgun sequence genome has a window encoding:
- the LOC138325411 gene encoding eukaryotic translation elongation factor 1 epsilon-1-like — MVDTCDELSRLATYLGVSCGKISFDGKEKVPVLKVQNNTNPKGLITVAKYITRSSKNAANLLGATPEEKAAIDQWLEYRVTRIDRSTLDKDVTNNLRELNQYLTDKVYVMGNSLTLADILLYNGLVRVMGSLSFYEKESFMNLSRWFDNIQHQTAIRQSLELVHFQRNQLYRGVRVH, encoded by the exons atggtcgacaCATGTGACGAACTTTCACGATTGGCAACATATTTAGGCGTTTCTTGTGGAAAAATTTCATTTGACGGAAAGGAGAAG GTACCAGTTTTGAAAGTTCAAAACAACACCAATCCAAAGGGTCTGATAACTGTAGCGAAATATATAACAAGATCCAGTAAAAATGCAGCAAACCTTTTAG GAGCCACACCAGAGGAGAAGGCAGCTATTGACCAGTGGCTGGAGTACCGAGTGACACGTATTGACCGGTCAACACTGGATAAAGATGTCACAAACAATCTACGG GAGCTGAACCAGTACTTGACAGACAAAGTATACGTAATGGGGAATTCTCTCACCTTGGCTGACATCCTACTTTATAATGGTCTTGTCAGAGTCATG gGAAGTCTGTCTTTTTATGAGAAGGAATCCTTTATGAACCTATCTCGCTGGTTTGATAAT ATTCAACATCAGACAGCAATCAGACAAAGTTTGGAGCTTGTACACTTCCAAAGGAACCAGCTGTACAGAGGGGTCAGAGTTCACTGA